Proteins encoded in a region of the Augochlora pura isolate Apur16 chromosome 4, APUR_v2.2.1, whole genome shotgun sequence genome:
- the LOC144468769 gene encoding B9 domain-containing protein 1, translating to MSGDGEFFLSIIGSIEHAEFYDADNVYCKYGFHFGPEWTVVAGIEEGLTQMCKCSSDPRNLAVWNFPLEITFKSTNPHGWPQLIMSIYGLDLFGHDVIRGYGVCHLPLKTGYHEKRVAVYVPESSSTLQRFAAWLTGRRPELIDPAILASNGGRELTRMRVEGTVTVTFNVIMKDFFKLGYKNGEKPDK from the exons ATGTCCGGCGACGGTGAATTTTTTCTCTCGATTATAGGTTCCATCGAGCACGCGGAATTTTACGACGCGGACAACGTCTACTGCAAGTATGGATTTCACTTTGGCCCCGAATGGACCGTAGTCGCC GGCATCGAAGAGGGTTTGACGCAGATGTGCAAGTGCAGCAGTGACCCGCGAAATCTCGCCGTTTGGAATTTCCCTCTAGAAATCACGTTTAAAAGCACCAATCCGCACGGAT GGCCGCAATTAATCATGTCAATTTACGGACTGGACCTATTCGGCCACGATGTCATACGAGGATACGGAGTATGCCATTTACCTTTGAAGACAGGTTACCATGAAAAGAG GGTAGCAGTATACGTGCCggaatcgtcgtcgacgttgcAACGATTTGCAGCCTGGCTAACCGGTCGAAGACCAGAGCTAATTGATCCAGCAATATTAGCCTCAAACGGCGGAAGAGAAC TGACGCGTATGAGGGTGGAAGGTACGGTCACAGTAACGTTCAACGTTATCATGAAAGATTTCTTCAAGTTGGGCTATAAAAATGGCGAAAAACCGGACAAGTAG
- the LOC144468868 gene encoding putative aconitate hydratase, mitochondrial has protein sequence MSYCSRIVSGQRLALFAVDIQQRCFSVSPLSFAAAKVAMSKFDKTSYLPYDKLEANLKVVKKRLTRPLTLSEKVLYSHLDEPDKQDIVRGTSYLRLRPDRVAMQDATAQMAMLQFISSGLPKVAVPSTIHCDHLIEAQIGGDEDLKRAKDINKEVYNFLKTAGAKYGVGFWNPGSGIIHQIILENYAFPGLLMIGTDSHTPNGGGLGCLCIGVGGADAVDVMANIPWELKCPKVIGVKLTGELKGWTSPKDIILKVAGILTVKGGTGAIVEYFGPGVDSISCTGMATICNMGAEIGATTSIFPYNFRMQDYLRATGRSEIADAADLHRTSLLTADKNAKYDQIIELDLSTLEPHVNGPFTPDLAHPISKLGSTAKQNGWPNEIKVGLIGSCTNSSYEDMGRCANIAKQALDHGLKSTSAFNVTPGSEQIRATIERDGIAKTLREFGGTVLANACGPCIGQWDRKDIKKGDKNTIVTSYNRNFTGRNDANPATHAFVTSPELVTALSIAGRLDFNPVTDKLKGKDGKEFLLKDPFGDELPSKGFDPGMDTYDMPPSDGSKVKVDVDPKSQRLQLLEPFDKWDGKDLTDLTVLIKVKGKCTTDHISAAGPWLKYRGHLDNISNNMFIGAVNSENGEMNKIKNQLSGAWGGVPDVARDYKKNGVRWVAVGDENYGEGSSREHAALEPRHLGGRAIIVKSFARIHETNLKKQGLLPLTFANPSDYDKIQPTDKISLLGLKDLAPGKPVSAEIKHKDGKVDKISLNHTMNEQQITWFKAGSALNRMKEIAAGK, from the exons ATGTCGTACTGCTCTCGAATCGTTAGCGGCCAG AGGCTCGCTCTCTTCGCGGTAGACATCCAACAAAGATGTTTCAGCGTAAGTCCGTTGAGCTTCGCCGCCGCGAAAGTGGCAATGTCAAAATTCGACAAAACTTCTTACCTTCCGTACGACAAATTGGAGGCGAACCTGAAGGTTGTGAAAAAAAG GTTAACCCGACCATTAACGCTCTCCGAGAAAGTTTTGTACTCCCATCTTGACGAGCCCGATAAACAAGACATTGTCCGAGGAACAAGCTACCTTAGGTTACGGCCGGACCGTGTGGCTATGCAGGATGCCACTGCTCAGATGGCTATGTTGCAGTTTATCAGCTCAG GACTACCAAAAGTCGCCGTTCCATCCACCATCCACTGCGATCACTTGATCGAGGCTCAAATCGGCGGCGATGAGGATTTGAAACGCGCTAAGGACATCAACAAGGAGGTGTACAACTTCTTGAAAACCGCAGGTGCCAAGTACGGCGTCGGTTTCTGGAACCCCGGCTCCGGTATCATTCATCAAATCATCCTCGAAAATTATGCGTTCCCGGGCCTGCTCATGATCGGTACCGACTCGCACACACCTAATGGCGGAGGTCTGGGCTGCCTCTGCATCGGTGTCGGTGGTGCTGACGCTGTCGACGTGATGGCCAACATCCCATGGGAATTGAAATGCCCTAAGGTGATCGGAGTCAAGCTGACCGGCGAGTTGAAGGGCTGGACCAGCCCCAAGGACATCATCCTGAAGGTGGCCGGCATCCTCACAGTGAAAGGAGGTACCGGAGCCATCGTCGAGTACTTCGGACCGGGTGTAGACAGCATCAGCTGCACCGGTATGGCTACCATCTGCAACATGGGTGCCGAAATCGGCGCCACCACCTCCATCTTCCCCTACAACTTCCGCATGCAAGATTACCTGAGGGCTACCGGTCGCTCGGAGATCGCCGATGCCGCGGATTTGCACAGAACCAGTCTCCTAACTGCGGACAAGAATGCTAAATACGACCAGATCATCGAATTGGACCTATCCACCTTGGAACCCCATGTCAACGGACCCTTCACCCCTGACCTCGCCCACCCGATCTCGAAATTGG GTTCAACTGCCAAGCAGAACGGTTGGCCGAACGAGATCAAGGTCGGCCTGATCGGTTCCTGCACGAACAGCTCTTACGAGGACATGGGCCGTTGCGCGAACATCGCTAAACAGGCTCTGGATCACGGATTGAAGTCGACGTCGGCGTTCAACGTTACACCTGGATCCGAACAGATCCGCGCCACCATCGAACGTGACGGAATC GCAAAAACCTTGAGAGAATTCGGAGGAACCGTGTTGGCGAACGCCTGCGGACCCTGCATCGGTCAATGGGATCGTAAGGACATCAAGAAGGGCGACAAGAACACCATCGTCACATCGTACAACCGTAACTTCACAGGACGTAACGACGCGAACCCGGCCACCCACGCCTTCGTCACCAGTCCCGAACTGGTCACGGCTCTGTCCATCGCTGGCCGATTGGACTTCAATCCTGTCACCGATAAACTGAAGGGCAAGGACGGCAAAGAGTTCCTTCTGAAGGATCCCTTCG GCGATGAGCTCCCAAGCAAAGGTTTCGACCCCGGCATGGACACCTACGACATGCCGCCATCCGATGGTAGCAAAGTCAAGGTCGACGTGGACCCGAAAAGCCAAAGATTACAGCTCTTGGAACCGTTCGATAAGTGGGACGGCAAAGATCTTACCGACCTGACAGTTTTAATCAAAGTCAAGGGCAAGTGCACAACTGATCACATCTCTGCTGCTGGTCCCTGGCTCAAATACCGTGGACACTTGGACAACATCTCCAACAACATGTTCATTGG TGCTGTCAACTCCGAAAACggtgaaatgaataaaatcaagaaCCAGCTGTCAGGTGCATGGGGAGGTGTACCGGACGTAGCCCGTGACTACAAGAAAAATGGCGTCAGGTGGGTAGCCGTCGGTGATGAGAACTACGGAGAGGGTTCGTCTCGGGAGCATGCCGCTTTGGAACCTAGACATCTCGGTGGCCGTGCCATTATTGTGAAGAGCTTCGCCCGTATCCACGAAACCAACCTGAAGAAGCAAGGTCTGTTGCCACTGACCTTCGCCAATCCCAGCGATTACGACAAAATCCAGCCTACCGACAAGATCAGCCTTCTGGGACTCAAGGACCTCGCACCTGGCAAG CCGGTGTCGGCGGAGATCAAGCACAAGGACGGCAAGGTCGACAAGATCAGCCTGAACCACACCATGAACGAGCAACAGATCACGTGGTTCAAGGCCGGTTCGGCCCTGAACCGGATGAAGGAGATCGCCGCCGGAAAGTAA